A part of Betaproteobacteria bacterium genomic DNA contains:
- a CDS encoding SDR family oxidoreductase, with protein sequence MDLKLQDKTAFISGSSKGIGLAIAKVLAAEGCKVIVNGRTDEAVASGMQGVRDSAPGAAVEGFVADLSTAQGADEAARRIPAVDILVNNLGIFERKPFEQIADEDWQRYFDVNVMSGVRLSRVYLPGMKERNWGRVVFISSESGIQIPPDMIHYGMTKTAQMAISRGLAETCVGTGVTVNTVLPGPTLSDGNRAAIAKRAPGKTIPEVEKDFFERVRPSSLLKRYATPEEVATMVAYVCSPLASATNGAALRVEGGVVRACFG encoded by the coding sequence ATGGATCTCAAGCTCCAGGACAAGACCGCCTTCATCTCCGGTTCCAGCAAGGGCATCGGTCTGGCCATCGCCAAGGTGCTCGCGGCAGAAGGCTGCAAGGTGATCGTGAACGGGCGCACCGACGAAGCCGTCGCCTCGGGAATGCAGGGCGTGCGCGACAGCGCGCCCGGCGCAGCGGTCGAAGGCTTCGTCGCGGATCTGTCCACCGCGCAGGGAGCCGATGAAGCGGCGCGGCGCATCCCGGCTGTGGACATCCTCGTCAACAACCTCGGCATCTTCGAACGCAAGCCGTTCGAGCAGATCGCCGACGAAGACTGGCAGCGATACTTCGACGTGAACGTGATGAGCGGCGTGCGCCTGTCGCGCGTCTACCTCCCGGGCATGAAGGAGCGCAACTGGGGACGCGTCGTCTTCATCAGCAGCGAGAGCGGCATCCAGATTCCGCCCGACATGATCCACTACGGCATGACCAAGACGGCGCAGATGGCCATCTCCCGCGGGCTGGCCGAGACTTGCGTCGGGACCGGCGTGACCGTCAACACCGTGCTGCCAGGTCCCACGCTCTCGGATGGAAATCGCGCGGCGATCGCGAAGCGCGCGCCCGGCAAGACGATCCCCGAGGTGGAAAAGGACTTCTTCGAACGTGTCCGCCCCAGTTCGCTGCTCAAGCGCTACGCGACCCCCGAGGAAGTGGCGACGATGGTCGCGTACGTGTGCAGCCCGCTCGCGTCAGCGACGAACGGCGCAGCGCTGCGTGTGGAAGGCGGCGTGGTGCGAGCCTGCTTCGGCTGA
- a CDS encoding PQQ-dependent sugar dehydrogenase, with the protein MLKKCLLAAGTVAALAAAFPAAALDVKLEVVAEGLTHPMTMVSPPGDDRKFIVEQSGTIKILGADGKLMDGDFLNIKHKLPPLKWEFDEEGLLGIAFPPDFKKTGKFYISYTAQLRGDADLGKQLWYAHTNVVAEMRVSKDDPNKADTSYERIVHYIDWPQFNHNGHWIAFGPDGMLYISTGDGGYANDWGIGHNVTLGNGQDKTSLNGKMLRIDVRGEPYTVPKDNPFVGKSDYAPEIWAMGFRNPWRCSFDMGGTHELFCGDVGQNSFEEIDIVKKGGNYGWRAMEGTHCFDYVNPNSHPASCNKAGMTDPIIEYKNCSNPNFAAKGDCEGISITGGYVYRGPNKAWDGVYFFGDWSKSFMVAEGVLFAGKRSGDKWTKETVNVTNIPGFKDFILGFGQDNQGNVYVMGTRARGPNGEQDKIYKIVP; encoded by the coding sequence GTGCTCAAGAAATGTCTTCTTGCGGCAGGAACCGTTGCCGCTCTCGCGGCCGCATTCCCGGCCGCCGCGCTGGACGTCAAGCTCGAGGTCGTTGCCGAAGGTCTCACTCATCCGATGACGATGGTTTCTCCGCCGGGAGACGACCGCAAGTTCATCGTGGAGCAGAGCGGCACCATCAAGATCCTCGGTGCCGACGGCAAGCTCATGGATGGCGACTTCCTCAACATCAAGCACAAGTTGCCGCCTCTCAAGTGGGAATTCGACGAGGAAGGATTGCTGGGCATCGCCTTCCCGCCCGACTTCAAGAAGACCGGCAAGTTCTACATCTCCTATACGGCGCAGCTGCGCGGCGATGCGGATCTGGGCAAGCAGCTCTGGTACGCGCACACGAACGTGGTGGCCGAGATGCGCGTCTCGAAGGACGACCCCAACAAGGCGGACACGAGCTACGAACGCATCGTGCACTACATCGACTGGCCGCAGTTCAACCACAACGGCCACTGGATCGCCTTCGGTCCCGACGGCATGCTGTACATCTCCACCGGTGACGGCGGATACGCCAACGACTGGGGTATCGGCCACAACGTGACGCTCGGCAACGGGCAGGACAAGACATCCCTGAACGGCAAGATGCTGCGCATCGATGTGCGCGGCGAGCCCTACACCGTGCCCAAGGACAACCCCTTCGTCGGCAAGAGCGACTACGCGCCCGAGATCTGGGCCATGGGTTTCCGCAACCCCTGGCGCTGCTCCTTCGACATGGGTGGAACCCACGAACTGTTCTGCGGTGACGTCGGCCAGAACAGCTTCGAGGAGATCGACATCGTCAAGAAGGGCGGCAACTACGGCTGGCGCGCGATGGAAGGCACGCATTGCTTCGACTACGTCAACCCGAACAGCCATCCGGCTAGCTGCAACAAGGCCGGCATGACCGATCCGATCATCGAGTACAAGAACTGCTCGAACCCCAACTTCGCCGCCAAGGGCGACTGCGAGGGCATCTCCATCACCGGCGGCTATGTCTACCGCGGCCCGAACAAGGCCTGGGACGGCGTCTACTTCTTCGGCGACTGGAGCAAGTCGTTCATGGTGGCCGAAGGCGTGCTGTTCGCCGGCAAGCGCTCGGGCGACAAGTGGACGAAGGAAACCGTCAACGTCACGAACATTCCCGGGTTCAAGGACTTCATCCTCGGTTTCGGCCAGGACAACCAGGGTAACGTCTATGTGATGGGAACCCGCGCCCGCGGTCCCAACGGCGAGCAGGACAAGATCTACAAGATCGTTCCCTGA
- a CDS encoding PaaI family thioesterase, with product MQGWAEGRLPAPPIGQVFDFDISQVEPGRVVFAGAPDARFYNPIGTIHGGYAATLLDSCMGCAVHTTLAPGQWHTTLEIKINYVRAMNDRTGPVTAEGRVLHAGRQVATAEGFLRDSQGRLMAHGTTTCMVFAS from the coding sequence ATGCAGGGCTGGGCCGAGGGCAGGCTTCCGGCCCCGCCCATCGGCCAGGTGTTCGACTTCGACATCTCCCAGGTGGAACCGGGGCGCGTCGTCTTCGCGGGCGCGCCCGACGCACGCTTCTACAACCCCATCGGCACCATCCACGGAGGGTATGCGGCCACTCTGCTCGACTCCTGCATGGGGTGCGCCGTGCACACCACGCTGGCGCCGGGCCAATGGCATACGACGCTCGAGATCAAGATCAACTACGTTCGCGCCATGAACGACCGCACGGGGCCTGTCACCGCCGAAGGGCGTGTGCTGCACGCGGGCCGTCAGGTCGCCACGGCCGAGGGTTTTCTGCGGGACAGCCAGGGACGGCTGATGGCCCACGGCACCACCACCTGCATGGTGTTCGCATCATGA
- a CDS encoding type 2 isopentenyl-diphosphate Delta-isomerase, whose protein sequence is MEACLDGPVEYVKSTGLDDYAFVNEAMAPVSLADADIAATLGDKRLPTPLMIAPMTGGTLQGLQINRTLAAAAQRHGLAMGVGSQRLAIEQRDLEPFFRVRDVAPDVHLFANFGAGQVARGWGSAQGRRAVSMIGADALFIHCNAVQEAIQGGDRDFRDLARGLASLCRDLASDGIPVFAREVCFGLSETSARRLIDCGVAGLDCAGAGGTSWAKVEAYCAQSPQRRELGLRFGEWGIPTARSILNVRCASPDVPLIASGGLRNGIDVAKALALGADVAAMARPFLVKATEGEQALDAFIEATLTELRVCMFGAGAADIPGLRGTLARERSFA, encoded by the coding sequence GTGGAGGCGTGCCTCGACGGTCCCGTGGAGTACGTGAAATCCACAGGACTGGATGACTATGCCTTCGTGAACGAGGCGATGGCCCCCGTGTCGCTCGCCGATGCGGACATTGCCGCCACGCTGGGCGACAAGCGGCTGCCCACGCCTCTGATGATCGCTCCCATGACCGGGGGGACGCTCCAGGGTCTCCAGATCAATCGCACGCTGGCCGCCGCGGCTCAGCGGCACGGACTCGCCATGGGCGTCGGCAGTCAGCGCCTCGCCATCGAACAGCGCGATCTCGAACCGTTCTTCCGGGTGCGCGACGTCGCCCCCGACGTGCATCTCTTCGCGAACTTCGGTGCGGGGCAGGTCGCACGGGGCTGGGGTTCCGCGCAGGGCCGCCGCGCCGTGTCGATGATCGGCGCGGATGCGCTGTTCATCCACTGCAACGCAGTACAGGAGGCCATCCAGGGCGGCGACCGGGATTTCCGCGATCTGGCACGCGGCCTCGCTTCCCTGTGCCGGGATCTTGCGTCCGATGGCATTCCGGTATTCGCCCGCGAGGTGTGCTTCGGCCTGAGCGAAACATCGGCGCGCAGACTGATCGACTGCGGCGTGGCGGGGCTTGACTGTGCGGGAGCCGGCGGAACGTCGTGGGCGAAGGTGGAAGCCTATTGCGCCCAGTCGCCGCAGCGGCGCGAACTCGGTCTGCGCTTCGGGGAGTGGGGCATTCCCACCGCCCGGTCGATCCTCAACGTCCGCTGTGCGAGCCCGGATGTGCCGCTCATCGCGTCCGGAGGCCTGCGCAACGGCATCGATGTCGCCAAGGCGTTGGCCCTGGGCGCGGATGTCGCCGCCATGGCGCGGCCCTTCCTGGTCAAGGCGACGGAGGGCGAGCAGGCTCTCGACGCATTCATCGAGGCGACGCTCACCGAATTGCGCGTGTGCATGTTCGGCGCCGGGGCGGCCGACATTCCTGGCCTGCGCGGGACGCTGGCCCGGGAAAGGAGCTTCGCGTGA
- a CDS encoding PQQ-dependent sugar dehydrogenase: MLKPFTVAAATVAFALANAAFAQTLPQTPQDVAHPGGKLPGNPKVALVKIADGFQDPTNVKSAYDGSGRLFVVERTGRVKIVTKDGKVLSEPFLDLTKTNPLGSEVQTGFVEQGLWDIAFHPNFKRNGYVYVHYASLPFNGASMIARYTVDPSSPNRISNERASQTVKVIMLIPQPYYNHYGGGLEFGPDGMLYIGKGDAGWEGDPLDAGQRLDTHLSKMLRLDVDTTDGVAYSVPHDNPFADASKDRMMTLFGVTEEGFSKIKMGSKPEIWAYGLRNPYEFAFDRATGDLWISDVGQNHWEEINWQPANSKGGENYGWKHNQGSKCHPMTGPNDKCPIVGVLPVAEYPHQEPYPGAQKLKDDWGCSVQGFGVANYGGMNGVYVTGDWCSGRVFGTGWDAGANKWQMQELLHTTLQFTAGGTDEDGSVLAVNCHCFYLEDKGPTANKPGSLWRLMPADKVPAGAEVARTVKK, translated from the coding sequence ATGCTGAAGCCGTTCACCGTTGCAGCGGCCACCGTCGCGTTCGCTCTCGCGAATGCGGCGTTCGCACAGACGCTGCCGCAAACCCCGCAGGATGTCGCCCATCCCGGCGGCAAGCTGCCGGGCAATCCCAAGGTCGCGTTGGTGAAGATCGCGGACGGATTCCAGGATCCGACCAACGTGAAGTCCGCCTACGACGGCAGCGGCCGGCTGTTCGTGGTCGAACGCACCGGCAGGGTGAAGATCGTGACCAAGGACGGGAAGGTGCTCTCCGAGCCGTTCCTCGATCTCACCAAGACCAATCCTCTCGGCAGCGAGGTCCAGACGGGCTTCGTGGAACAGGGACTCTGGGACATCGCGTTCCATCCCAACTTCAAGCGGAACGGCTACGTGTACGTGCACTACGCATCGCTGCCGTTCAACGGAGCCTCGATGATCGCGCGCTACACCGTCGACCCGTCAAGCCCCAACCGCATCAGCAACGAACGCGCGAGCCAGACCGTCAAGGTCATCATGCTGATCCCGCAGCCGTACTACAACCACTACGGCGGCGGCCTGGAGTTCGGTCCCGACGGCATGCTGTACATCGGCAAGGGGGACGCAGGATGGGAGGGCGACCCTCTCGACGCCGGCCAGCGCCTGGACACCCATCTGTCCAAGATGCTGCGTCTGGACGTGGACACGACCGACGGCGTGGCGTATTCGGTTCCCCACGACAATCCGTTCGCGGACGCCTCGAAGGACCGCATGATGACGCTCTTCGGCGTGACCGAGGAAGGCTTCTCCAAGATCAAGATGGGGTCCAAACCCGAGATCTGGGCGTACGGTCTGCGCAACCCCTACGAGTTTGCGTTCGACCGCGCCACCGGCGACCTGTGGATCTCCGACGTGGGGCAGAACCACTGGGAAGAGATCAACTGGCAGCCGGCGAACAGCAAGGGCGGCGAGAACTACGGCTGGAAGCACAACCAGGGCTCCAAGTGCCATCCGATGACGGGCCCCAACGACAAGTGCCCGATCGTGGGCGTGCTGCCGGTGGCGGAGTACCCGCACCAGGAACCCTATCCCGGCGCGCAGAAGCTCAAGGATGACTGGGGCTGCTCGGTGCAGGGCTTCGGCGTGGCGAACTACGGTGGCATGAACGGCGTGTACGTGACCGGCGACTGGTGCTCCGGCCGCGTGTTCGGCACCGGCTGGGATGCCGGCGCCAACAAGTGGCAGATGCAGGAACTGCTGCACACCACGCTCCAGTTCACCGCAGGCGGCACCGACGAAGACGGTTCAGTGCTGGCCGTGAACTGCCACTGCTTCTACCTCGAGGACAAGGGTCCCACGGCGAACAAGCCGGGCTCCCTGTGGCGTCTGATGCCGGCCGACAAGGTTCCCGCGGGAGCCGAAGTCGCCCGTACCGTCAAGAAGTAG
- a CDS encoding TetR/AcrR family transcriptional regulator has translation MRRSREQTANTRETIVAAAARRFRSRGIDATGVADLMAEAGLTHGGFYTHFRSKDELVAEVCGRALAGMAASMEAAANRPGAGEPLERLLGRYLSRTHRDNPGEGCPLPTLGPEMRRQSDEARAAFTAGLESTLALLARLLPGETDTARRRRSLGLLALMTGALALSRAVADPRLSDEMLAAARAAAKELTDAGTAEPPPA, from the coding sequence ATGCGACGTTCCAGGGAGCAGACAGCGAACACGCGCGAGACCATCGTCGCGGCGGCTGCGCGGCGCTTCCGCAGCCGCGGCATCGACGCCACGGGAGTGGCCGATCTCATGGCGGAAGCCGGGCTCACCCATGGCGGTTTCTACACCCACTTCAGGTCCAAGGACGAATTGGTGGCCGAGGTGTGCGGACGTGCGCTGGCGGGGATGGCGGCGTCGATGGAAGCGGCGGCAAACCGTCCCGGCGCGGGCGAGCCGCTCGAGCGCCTGCTCGGCCGGTATCTTTCCCGTACCCACCGCGACAACCCGGGGGAGGGATGCCCGCTGCCGACGCTGGGCCCGGAGATGCGGCGGCAATCGGATGAAGCGCGGGCCGCCTTCACGGCGGGACTCGAAAGCACGCTGGCGCTCCTGGCGCGGCTCCTGCCCGGCGAGACGGACACGGCACGGCGTCGACGTTCGTTGGGGCTGCTGGCTCTCATGACCGGAGCGCTCGCGCTGTCCCGCGCGGTGGCGGATCCGCGCCTGTCGGACGAGATGCTCGCCGCGGCCCGGGCCGCCGCGAAGGAACTGACGGACGCGGGCACGGCGGAACCGCCTCCGGCCTGA
- a CDS encoding cytochrome c translates to MRYTKLRHFAAGVVLMTGLVSGSPARADEEEPPPFPAELLGQKEYIDIGKGVFTQICKFCHGKSAYPGKAPKLNPSRYTPEFVFNRVTNGFRGMPSFKEQFTEKERQGVVVYVLSKEFSN, encoded by the coding sequence ATGCGATACACCAAGCTGCGTCACTTCGCCGCCGGCGTCGTCCTGATGACCGGACTTGTCTCCGGCTCGCCCGCTCGGGCGGACGAGGAGGAGCCTCCGCCGTTTCCTGCGGAATTGCTGGGTCAGAAGGAGTACATCGACATCGGCAAGGGCGTGTTCACCCAGATATGCAAGTTCTGTCATGGCAAAAGTGCATATCCAGGAAAAGCTCCCAAGCTGAACCCCTCGCGTTACACCCCCGAATTCGTGTTCAATCGCGTGACCAACGGTTTTCGCGGTATGCCGTCCTTCAAGGAGCAGTTCACCGAGAAGGAACGCCAAGGGGTGGTCGTCTACGTCCTCAGCAAGGAATTCTCGAACTAG
- a CDS encoding glyoxylate/hydroxypyruvate reductase A, with amino-acid sequence MHLVFYSKTDDPGPWRDAIAAACPEVKFDVWPDIADPGSVDCTLVWKPPKGWHGQFPRLRAILSLGAGVDALLEDPDLPQGVPVTRMVDAGMGRQMAEYAAYGVMHFHRRMHEYSAFQRERRWLPLEPVMAGDFPVGILGLGVLGRQAAELLRALGYPVHAWTRTPATVPGVTNHCGAGALDGLLRTVRSLVNFLPLTPQTQRIIDRRLLDRLPRGAFLVNLARGGHVVEEDVLAALNDGQLGGAMLDVFETEPLPAGHPLWTHPRVVVTPHIAAVTMAADAAGQVIANLRRLSAGQALSGVVDRSRGY; translated from the coding sequence ATGCATCTGGTGTTCTACAGCAAGACCGACGATCCCGGGCCCTGGCGCGATGCCATTGCGGCCGCCTGTCCGGAAGTGAAGTTCGACGTCTGGCCGGACATCGCCGATCCGGGAAGCGTCGACTGCACCCTGGTCTGGAAACCGCCGAAGGGCTGGCACGGGCAGTTCCCCCGGCTGCGGGCGATCCTCTCGCTCGGAGCGGGCGTCGACGCGCTGCTGGAGGATCCGGATCTTCCGCAGGGCGTGCCCGTCACCCGGATGGTGGACGCCGGCATGGGCCGGCAGATGGCCGAGTACGCCGCCTATGGCGTCATGCATTTCCACCGGCGCATGCACGAATATTCGGCGTTCCAGCGCGAGCGGCGCTGGCTGCCGCTCGAACCCGTCATGGCGGGCGATTTTCCTGTCGGCATTCTGGGGCTGGGCGTGCTGGGCCGGCAGGCCGCGGAGCTGCTGCGGGCGCTGGGCTACCCGGTGCACGCCTGGACCCGCACACCGGCAACGGTCCCCGGCGTGACGAATCATTGCGGCGCCGGGGCACTGGACGGTCTGCTGCGAACGGTGCGGTCGCTGGTGAATTTCCTTCCCCTCACGCCCCAGACGCAGCGGATCATCGACCGGCGGTTGCTGGATCGTCTGCCCCGCGGAGCGTTCCTCGTGAATCTCGCCCGCGGCGGACACGTCGTGGAAGAGGACGTGCTGGCGGCGCTAAACGACGGGCAACTGGGGGGAGCCATGCTGGACGTGTTCGAGACCGAACCGCTGCCGGCGGGTCACCCGCTCTGGACCCACCCGCGCGTGGTGGTCACGCCGCACATCGCGGCGGTCACCATGGCCGCCGATGCCGCCGGTCAGGTGATCGCCAATCTTCGCCGGCTGAGCGCGGGACAGGCCTTGTCGGGCGTCGTGGACCGGTCCCGGGGCTACTGA
- a CDS encoding FHA domain-containing protein, translated as MTIKIVSVGGKPFDGPVAVFDDRGGTIGRRVDCTLVIPDKERHVSRIHAVIACTPQGFILHDQGSFLPVRVNGMRVGYGLEAPVCEGDELQIGPFGMRVQEMETAWDIAMRGSNPFDRAVAARAAQSPAPRRARQPSLTEAAHSFTITDLGGDGATPVDIVLDAGSEPAPQPVAPEPAPAVQETKPRSPSRKSRRADKTIPPVVEVVHPGVESATAAPVEPPPAPAEPSTPFAPNAAMGTPTEAVSAAADEKPARKPRRTKAPNSTFELLARRLEAKTDQAYQPFMPAVWEEGGTAPAALSPEAPAAPAREEPPAAMPDGNVDVSNVASFPATASAPAADFAIGPAERFGHLLAAAVGERSPESRETPSASEQAVEVPDSGGNDEMPDPSPAAMVAFSGEDAVAAGAESGPVGGDSGAEVSASPAAPDEESGIEADEPPSEPAESLGSVVRRRRQRGAHSVLEVWRDASAAAPDHSAAAQADEPEIVLVLQRVAPAAGSDAASGDEYLIPIRRRNRRGSAGPSTETAGRSPEFAA; from the coding sequence ATGACCATCAAGATCGTGTCGGTAGGAGGCAAACCCTTCGACGGACCTGTCGCGGTCTTCGACGACCGGGGCGGGACCATCGGCCGGCGGGTCGACTGTACCCTGGTGATTCCCGACAAGGAACGGCACGTTTCCCGCATCCACGCCGTCATCGCGTGCACTCCGCAGGGGTTCATCCTGCACGACCAGGGTTCCTTCCTGCCGGTGCGCGTCAACGGGATGCGGGTCGGCTACGGGTTGGAAGCGCCCGTCTGCGAGGGCGACGAGCTGCAGATCGGCCCCTTCGGCATGCGGGTCCAGGAAATGGAAACGGCCTGGGACATCGCCATGCGCGGCAGCAATCCCTTCGACAGGGCGGTGGCGGCACGGGCCGCTCAGTCGCCGGCGCCGAGACGTGCGCGGCAGCCCTCCCTGACCGAGGCGGCGCATTCCTTCACCATCACTGACCTGGGCGGAGACGGCGCGACGCCGGTGGATATCGTGCTGGACGCGGGCAGCGAACCCGCCCCGCAGCCTGTCGCTCCTGAACCTGCGCCCGCCGTACAGGAAACCAAGCCGCGGAGTCCGTCTCGCAAGAGCAGACGCGCCGACAAGACGATCCCGCCCGTGGTCGAGGTCGTTCATCCCGGGGTGGAAAGCGCGACGGCCGCGCCAGTGGAACCGCCGCCCGCTCCGGCAGAACCTTCGACCCCATTCGCGCCCAACGCGGCCATGGGCACGCCAACGGAAGCCGTCTCTGCTGCGGCGGACGAGAAGCCCGCGCGCAAGCCGCGCCGGACGAAAGCGCCCAACTCCACCTTCGAGCTCCTTGCGAGGCGCCTCGAAGCCAAGACGGACCAGGCCTACCAACCGTTCATGCCGGCGGTCTGGGAGGAGGGCGGCACCGCCCCCGCGGCATTGTCTCCCGAGGCGCCCGCGGCCCCTGCCCGGGAAGAGCCGCCCGCCGCAATGCCCGACGGGAACGTGGACGTCTCCAACGTCGCTTCGTTTCCCGCGACCGCTTCTGCGCCTGCCGCCGACTTCGCCATCGGTCCGGCCGAGCGCTTCGGCCACCTGCTCGCGGCTGCCGTCGGCGAACGGTCGCCGGAATCCCGCGAGACGCCTTCAGCGTCCGAGCAGGCTGTCGAAGTGCCGGACTCCGGCGGCAACGACGAGATGCCGGATCCCAGCCCCGCGGCGATGGTCGCGTTTTCCGGCGAGGATGCGGTGGCGGCAGGCGCGGAGAGCGGCCCGGTCGGCGGCGATTCCGGGGCCGAGGTATCCGCCTCGCCCGCAGCCCCGGATGAGGAGTCCGGCATCGAGGCGGACGAGCCGCCGTCGGAACCGGCGGAATCCCTGGGCAGCGTCGTGCGCCGCCGGCGGCAGCGCGGCGCGCACTCCGTCCTGGAAGTGTGGCGCGACGCTTCGGCGGCCGCGCCGGACCATTCGGCGGCAGCCCAGGCCGACGAGCCGGAAATCGTGCTGGTGCTGCAGCGGGTGGCTCCGGCGGCCGGGAGCGATGCGGCATCCGGGGACGAGTACCTGATTCCCATCCGCCGCCGGAACCGGCGCGGATCGGCCGGTCCTTCCACCGAAACGGCCGGACGCTCGCCCGAGTTCGCGGCCTGA
- a CDS encoding c-type cytochrome, with product MRLELPRMSGRVVARAVVVLVALAPFPAVTHEGAGSPIVLRSAVDDEPLDMAALQGSDVPPAVSEFVRTGRNPYIGNAQAAADGKQRFEQWCQICHLADASGRMGPSLVDDVYNYKRSHTDLGMFEIVYGGAAGAMQPFNERMTPDEILKVIAYVRSLRPK from the coding sequence ATGAGATTGGAATTGCCCAGGATGAGCGGTCGCGTCGTCGCGCGAGCCGTTGTCGTGCTCGTCGCGCTTGCCCCCTTTCCCGCGGTGACGCACGAGGGCGCCGGCTCACCCATCGTGCTCCGCAGCGCCGTGGACGACGAGCCGCTCGACATGGCGGCTCTGCAAGGCAGCGACGTGCCGCCGGCCGTCTCCGAGTTCGTGCGGACCGGCCGCAACCCCTACATCGGGAACGCACAGGCGGCGGCCGACGGAAAGCAGCGGTTCGAGCAGTGGTGCCAGATCTGCCACCTTGCCGACGCCTCGGGCCGGATGGGTCCGAGCCTAGTCGACGACGTGTACAACTACAAACGTTCCCATACCGATCTGGGCATGTTCGAGATCGTCTACGGCGGCGCGGCGGGCGCCATGCAGCCCTTCAACGAGCGAATGACGCCGGACGAGATTCTCAAGGTCATCGCCTACGTGCGATCGCTGCGTCCGAAGTGA